CACGTTCATCATGAAAATTCCCATATGGAAATCCGTTCATAGTAAAGACATAAAGATTATTGTCACTTAACCACTTCTTGAAATCGGACAAATTATCACCTAAGTCAAGCTCTTCACTTGCTTTATTAGATAATCGCAATCCTAGACCAAATGGTTGTTCTTTTGAAACTTCTTGTTTTATTCCTGGAACGTATTTTTTTATACTCTCAAAAGTACTTTTCCAATCTTGACCTGGATGAATATTGGTACAATAGGTTAAATGAAGATTCTCTTTTAGCTGCATTGAACTTAATTTAATGCGAATTGATGATTTAACTTAGTAATTGCCTGTGACATTAACTCCATATCAATAGTATGAACGTCATGTTTAACGCCTAAATCAGAAATAAGGGTAATAGTTAACTGACCACCTAAATGCTCCCTAAACTCTTCTATACCGTCCAATAAAGATTGAACCTCTACAGGACTTTCAACCGGAAGAGAAAGATCAAACCCTATGGTATTCATTACATCTAAAATATGCTGTAGGTCTTCTTCTGAAATTAAGCCAGTTAATTGTGCATAGGTTACATCTAATGCGATGCCTTTTGCGACAGCTTCACCATGACGCAATTCATAATTGGTCATATATTCCATTTTGTGGGCTGCCCAGTGTCCGAAATCCAAAGGTCGTGAAGAGCCCGACTCAAAAGGATCACCACCTTGCGCAATATGGTGCATATGCATTTCTGCACATTTATAAATTACATATTGCATTGGTTCCATTTCCCTATTCTTCAACGTTGTGGCATTGTCTGCAATATATTTAAAGAAGGTTTTATCTTTAATTAAAGCTACTTTTATAGCTTCCGAAATTCCGGAAATCCAATCGCGTTGTTCTAGAGTTTCCAAGAAATTGCTATCGTTGATGATGGCAAATGGAGGTGCAAATGTACCTAAGAAATTTTTCTTTTTAAACGCATTTACACTATTCTTTACCCCTACGGCAGAATCGTTCTGAGATAAAACCGTGGTGGGAATTCTAATCAACTTCACTCCTCTGTGTGCAATTGCTGCTGCATAGCCGACCATATCTATAACGGCACCACCACCGATTACGACAACAAAAGAATGACGACAAATTTTGTTTTCGTTGACACCTTTCAATACAGATTCAATAGCTTCATCGCTATTTTTCACCTGCTCACCACCTGGCAATACCAAGGTGTTGGTATATTTTATAATTTGCTTGTGCTCCTTGCAATAGTCTTGAATTTGATTTACTAGCGCCGGATGATGTTTTTTTACTCCGTCATCCAATACAAACAAAAGTTTAACAGGTTCAAAATCTTTATAGGCCGCTATTAGGTTTACGAACAACGGATTTTCTAAAGTAAATAGCCCCGAAGTGAAATACAATTGATAATCGTATTGAACTTGAAAAGACTGTTTTATAGGTTGTAATTGCATATGTATTTTATGTTACTGCAAATAGTTTAGATAAAAGCACTGACAATGGTAATAGTAATAAAACTGCTAATGCCAAGTACCAGTTAGAAAAACCGGCTACCCAGCAAGCGTTCATAACCACTAGCGACAATACACCACCCATTACCGCCTTCTTAATATTCTTAGGTGAATTTTCTTTATAAGCTTTTAAAAGAGGTTTATAAATCAAATAACAAAACAAGACTAAGAACGGAATTATTGGTAGAATTTGAGATGTTTGTTGCATTACTATTAACGCCATTGAAGTTATAACTATTGCATATAAAAACCCAGCCCAGACAATGTGTTTTTTATTATTACCATGTACTTCACCTCTACTTATTAATGTAATTGCAAAAATGTAAACTACGGGTATTAATGACAGGTACCAATTAGAAACCAATCCTAATATAGACATTCCCATTAAAAGGTTTAATCCCCTACAAATACCCATATTCAAAGGTCCGGCGAAACCGAACTGCTTAAAATACCCATCATAGGCTAATATAGCAATCGTCAAAGCAACTGAAATGAACCCTGCAAGCATAGTACACTTAAATGCCAGGGTAATACCCGAAATCATTAGAATAGTTCCAAAATAAACAGCTTCGCGTTTTGGCACGAGTCCGCTTGGTATAGCTCTTTCAGGCCTTTCAACAGCATCTAATTCCGAATCGAAAACATCGTTAAAAACAACTCCCCCCGCATATAAAGCAACCGATGAGAAGACCAATAGAAGTACATCACCGATTTGCTCTGTTAGAAAGTCAAGCACGTCTATATTCTGCAGATATAATGCGATAGCAATACCTGCCAATATATCTGCTGCTGCAGTTGGCAAATTTGCAGGTCTTGCCAAACGAGCAAAACCCATTAACTTCTCTTTCATTTTAGGTAATTTGGTCTTCGTCTATTCTTGGCTTCTGACCTCTTAAAACACTATTATCATTAAATAGTTGCGATTGGTTAATGCTATCTGGCTGTAACCAATGTGCTTCTTTCATTTTACCATTCTTACTAAAAGCATCTAATGCATTTTGGTAACAGGTTTTTCTAACATCCTCCATAGAAATACCTCTTTTCAACATTAAAGATGCAGTTTTTGGCACTGCTAATGGATCACTAACCCCCCAATCTGCAGAGCTATCGACGATAATGTTAGAACTTCCAAATTTTCTAACCACCTCTACCATACGTTCATTACCCATTTTTGTTTTTGGGTAAATGGTAAATGCAGCAATAAATCCGCGGTCAAGTACTTCTTTTACCGTTTCCTCATTATTATGGTCAATAATTACATTAGCTGGATCTAAACCGTGTTCCAAACAAACTTCCATACTCTTAATGGTTCCTGCTTTTTTATCACGGTGCGGTGTATGTACCTGAACGGTCATATTCAACTCCTTAGCCAGATCCAATTGCATTCTAAAAAATTTGTCTTCCGCAGGTGTTTGGTCATCATAGCCAATTTCCCCTATGGCAACTACATTTTCCTTATGTAAGTACAATGGTAACAATTCAATTACTTGTTCCGCTAAAGCTTCATTGTTGGCTTCTTTAGAATTTAAACCAATAGTACAGTAATGTTTAATTCCAAATTGGCTAGCCCTAAAAGGCTCCCAACCCACTAGGCTACTAAAGTAATCTTGAAAAGAACCTACTTGAGTTCTAGGCTGACCAAGCCAAAACGAAGGTTCTATTACCGCCACAACGCCCGCTGCAGCCATTGCTTCATAATCATCTGTTGTTCTTGACGACATATGAACATGTGGGTCAATAATCATCATTTTATCTTCCATTCTATTGTTGTTTAATCGAATTCCAAGTTATTTCACCATCCGCTATTCTATGTTTTAACTCTGGCTTACTATTTAATAATGCCATTGCTTTATCATTTTCTGAGTGATAACAGCAAAGGGCTCCGGCATTAATTTCTGTTGCATCATCACTATTAAGCAGTGTTTTCATATCATTTAAGAGTTCCTCATTCAAAAATTTTGAAACAGGTCTCCAAAATAATGGGTCTATTTTTCTACCTGCGGCCCATCTTTCATGTGCGTAATCTGATATTATTCTAGTTAAATCTGCATTTGCCCTTTCATCTATTGATTCTATTTGGGAAAGGTCACGTTCCATAAATGCCGCTTTTAAAAACATTTGATTCCATTGCTGATCATTGAAGTATTTTGCAGGATACGGATTGTTCAATGTTATAGCATCAAAAATTGTAGCAATGTTGGTTCGTAAAGCCTCGACCGCAGTAATCTTGTATGCTTCAGGATTTGGTAATAACATCAAGTATTTCAAAAAAGTCTCTAATTCACCGGTATCAGCCACCTGAATGATATTAGCTACTTTTGGGGTATAAAACTCCAAATCTTGCACAAGCACTTCTGACAATAAATAAATACGTGCTACTTGTAAAATATTTGCTTTATGCTCGCTAAAATAATGGTCACTTTTAGATTCTAGCCTTTCAAATGAAATTGGTTTTACCCCATCAAACTTCACATTCAAAAGACTATAGGTCATAAATAAATCTTTTGAAGATTTATCTTTCGCCAACTTTTCAATTTTACCCTTTAACCAAACAACACTTTCTGCATTTCCATATTTGATTAATATATTCTGAATATCCTTTTGATAGTGCATTTTAAAATATAGTATTGTTGTTACTTCAAAAATAATTATTATTCAGCAGTATGCCGCTTAGGTTTTTGATTAAAATTGGTGTGGTCTTTAAAATCTTTCTAATTTTGAAAAAAAAGTAAACTATGTTAGGCTTAAAACTACCTACCGATCCAAGATGGGTGAATATTGTAGAAAAAAATATTGATGAAATACTAACAGATCATGCGTATTGCGAGCAAAAAGCTGCTAGTACTGCTATATCTTTAATAGTATCTTTTCCTGAGTATACTGAACTAGTTGAAGAAATGGTGGCTTTATCTAGAGAAGAAATGGGTCATTTTAAAATGGTACATGACCTTATTTTAAAACGTGGTAACACCTTAGGACGAGATCGCAAAGATGAATACGTAATTGAGCTCATTAAATTTTTTCCAAAAGGAGGAAGTAGAACTACTCAACTGGTACATAGATTGCTTTATGCCTCACTAATTGAAGCACGTAGTTGCGAACGTTTTAGGTTGTTGTCTGAAGAATTGGAAGATAAAAAACTTGCCGATTTTTATCACAAACTAATGATTAGCGAAGCTGGGCATTATACGATGTTCTTAAAGTTTGCCCGTAAGTATGGTGAATTGGAAGAAGTGAACAAAAAATGGAATAGTCTTTTGGAATATGAAGCCCAAATCATGAAAGATTTAGGAACCAAAGAATCTATTCACGGCTAAAGCTTAGATTACTTATTCTCAGAATTATACAAATCTTTTATTATACCATCTGAAAGTCCGATTTTAGGGACATGAATTTTCTTAGCTCCACTCCATTTAGCTGCTGAAAGAAATATTTTTGTTGCAGGAATGATAACATCGGCCCTATCTGGATTTAACCCTAATTCTGATATTCTATCATGATAACTAAGGCTATCTAAAAATTGATATTGGGCGTTTAACCAAATATATGACAATGGTTCACCTTCCTTTCTTCCCGATAGTTTATGCAACTTGTTGATATTTCCACCGGAACCTATGATGGACAATTTAGGTTTGTCCTTTAAAATTAATTTAATCCAATCTTCTAATTTATTCCAAGTTTCGGGTTTTACCATATTATTCAAAAGCCTGACCGTCCCTAATTTAAAAGACTTTGACACTTGAATTTTGCCTTGAGAAAACAAAGTAAATTCGGTACTACCACCACCAACATCAATGTATAAAAAAGATTGATCATCAGTTATTAGATTTTTTAAATCTGTTGAGGCTATTATGGCAGCTTCCTGCTTACCATCTATGAGATCTATTTGAATACCTGACTCTTGAGCTATTTTTTCTATTATTTCATTTCCATTATTGGCTTCTCTCATTGCAGATGTAGCGCAAGCTCTATACTTTTCAACTCCAACAACTTCCATTAAATGTTTAAAAGCTTTCATGGTTTTTATTAACCGCTTTTCATTTACTTCAGATATTTCACCAACTGTAAATGAATCTTCACCCAATCTTACAGGAACCCTAACCAGAGCGCTTTTTCTAAATTGGGTCTTTTTTCCCTTATCTTCAATAACATTATGGGTAAGCAACCTAATAGCGTTAGAGCCTATATCAATAGCTGCAAATTTTCTTACTTTCAAATGTTATCCCTTTTAAGATTCCTGTTTATTTGCATAATACTCATAAGTTGCAAATTGCGACCTAATTTTAGGGGTTGATGTTTTGCGATAGGCGTTATCTTGCTTTTCATTAAAAACTCTTGCCTTCATATTATCTTTCCAACAAATCTCAAACGTATCCATCAGTTCTTTCTTAATATCCTCATCATAAATTGGACAACCTACTTCAACTCTATAATCTAAGTTTCTAGTCATCCAATCTGCAGAAGAAATATAAACTTTAGGATTTCCACCATTTGCAAAAGCGAATAGCCTTGTATGCTCCAAAAACTTATCTACAACACTAATAGCCTCTATGTTTTCGCTCATACCCTTAACACCTGGTATTAAGCAACATATACCTCTTATAATCAACTGGATCTTTACCCCTGCCCTACTAGCTTCGTAAAGCTTATCTACCATTTTATATGAGGTAAAGCTGTTCATTTTTATTTTAATATAAGCCTCTTTTCCTAAGAG
The genomic region above belongs to Maribacter hydrothermalis and contains:
- a CDS encoding 3-dehydroquinate synthase encodes the protein MQLQPIKQSFQVQYDYQLYFTSGLFTLENPLFVNLIAAYKDFEPVKLLFVLDDGVKKHHPALVNQIQDYCKEHKQIIKYTNTLVLPGGEQVKNSDEAIESVLKGVNENKICRHSFVVVIGGGAVIDMVGYAAAIAHRGVKLIRIPTTVLSQNDSAVGVKNSVNAFKKKNFLGTFAPPFAIINDSNFLETLEQRDWISGISEAIKVALIKDKTFFKYIADNATTLKNREMEPMQYVIYKCAEMHMHHIAQGGDPFESGSSRPLDFGHWAAHKMEYMTNYELRHGEAVAKGIALDVTYAQLTGLISEEDLQHILDVMNTIGFDLSLPVESPVEVQSLLDGIEEFREHLGGQLTITLISDLGVKHDVHTIDMELMSQAITKLNHQFALN
- a CDS encoding EboA domain-containing protein, translating into MHYQKDIQNILIKYGNAESVVWLKGKIEKLAKDKSSKDLFMTYSLLNVKFDGVKPISFERLESKSDHYFSEHKANILQVARIYLLSEVLVQDLEFYTPKVANIIQVADTGELETFLKYLMLLPNPEAYKITAVEALRTNIATIFDAITLNNPYPAKYFNDQQWNQMFLKAAFMERDLSQIESIDERANADLTRIISDYAHERWAAGRKIDPLFWRPVSKFLNEELLNDMKTLLNSDDATEINAGALCCYHSENDKAMALLNSKPELKHRIADGEITWNSIKQQ
- the eboC gene encoding UbiA-like protein EboC (EboC, a homolog the polyprenyltransferase UbiA, belongs to system of proteins involved in the trafficking of precursor metabolites to an extracytoplasmic compartment so that the biosynthesis of certain natural products, such as scytonemin, can be completed.), whose protein sequence is MKEKLMGFARLARPANLPTAAADILAGIAIALYLQNIDVLDFLTEQIGDVLLLVFSSVALYAGGVVFNDVFDSELDAVERPERAIPSGLVPKREAVYFGTILMISGITLAFKCTMLAGFISVALTIAILAYDGYFKQFGFAGPLNMGICRGLNLLMGMSILGLVSNWYLSLIPVVYIFAITLISRGEVHGNNKKHIVWAGFLYAIVITSMALIVMQQTSQILPIIPFLVLFCYLIYKPLLKAYKENSPKNIKKAVMGGVLSLVVMNACWVAGFSNWYLALAVLLLLPLSVLLSKLFAVT
- a CDS encoding TatD family hydrolase → MEDKMMIIDPHVHMSSRTTDDYEAMAAAGVVAVIEPSFWLGQPRTQVGSFQDYFSSLVGWEPFRASQFGIKHYCTIGLNSKEANNEALAEQVIELLPLYLHKENVVAIGEIGYDDQTPAEDKFFRMQLDLAKELNMTVQVHTPHRDKKAGTIKSMEVCLEHGLDPANVIIDHNNEETVKEVLDRGFIAAFTIYPKTKMGNERMVEVVRKFGSSNIIVDSSADWGVSDPLAVPKTASLMLKRGISMEDVRKTCYQNALDAFSKNGKMKEAHWLQPDSINQSQLFNDNSVLRGQKPRIDEDQIT
- the miaE gene encoding tRNA-(ms[2]io[6]A)-hydroxylase — translated: MLGLKLPTDPRWVNIVEKNIDEILTDHAYCEQKAASTAISLIVSFPEYTELVEEMVALSREEMGHFKMVHDLILKRGNTLGRDRKDEYVIELIKFFPKGGSRTTQLVHRLLYASLIEARSCERFRLLSEELEDKKLADFYHKLMISEAGHYTMFLKFARKYGELEEVNKKWNSLLEYEAQIMKDLGTKESIHG
- a CDS encoding Ppx/GppA phosphatase family protein yields the protein MKVRKFAAIDIGSNAIRLLTHNVIEDKGKKTQFRKSALVRVPVRLGEDSFTVGEISEVNEKRLIKTMKAFKHLMEVVGVEKYRACATSAMREANNGNEIIEKIAQESGIQIDLIDGKQEAAIIASTDLKNLITDDQSFLYIDVGGGSTEFTLFSQGKIQVSKSFKLGTVRLLNNMVKPETWNKLEDWIKLILKDKPKLSIIGSGGNINKLHKLSGRKEGEPLSYIWLNAQYQFLDSLSYHDRISELGLNPDRADVIIPATKIFLSAAKWSGAKKIHVPKIGLSDGIIKDLYNSENK